The following proteins are encoded in a genomic region of Polynucleobacter paludilacus:
- a CDS encoding DUF2147 domain-containing protein has translation MKNLLNIADPTAIYKASALFAISALMGLMSSLALAQDTGSIVGLWKTFDDDTNQPAALVQINEQNGVFVGKVSKILDPSGLPTCVKCSDYRKDKPVVGMEILTGLKKDGDNAYSGGKILDPDDGEIYSANIKLLEQGNKLDLRAYLGIPLIGRSQTWIREK, from the coding sequence ATGAAAAATCTCCTCAACATTGCTGATCCAACCGCTATATACAAAGCAAGCGCCTTATTCGCCATTAGCGCACTGATGGGCTTGATGAGCTCATTAGCCCTAGCCCAAGATACCGGCTCCATCGTAGGACTCTGGAAAACCTTTGATGACGACACCAATCAACCGGCGGCACTAGTCCAGATCAATGAGCAAAATGGTGTTTTTGTAGGCAAAGTGAGCAAAATTTTGGATCCAAGCGGTTTGCCAACCTGCGTCAAATGTAGCGACTACCGCAAAGACAAACCCGTAGTGGGCATGGAAATTCTCACTGGTTTAAAAAAGGATGGAGATAACGCCTACTCCGGCGGAAAGATCCTGGATCCAGACGATGGGGAAATATATAGCGCAAACATCAAATTACTTGAGCAGGGCAATAAACTAGATCTGCGCGCCTACCTAGGCATTCCCTTAATTGGTAGATCCCAGACCTGGATTCGTGAAAAATAA
- a CDS encoding superinfection immunity protein, which translates to MRLFFAILLSIGTLFYLLPFAIAFNKRRANTGAIFALNLFLGWSLLGWVAALVWALKEETVI; encoded by the coding sequence ATGCGCCTCTTTTTTGCCATCCTTCTTAGCATTGGTACCCTCTTCTACCTACTGCCTTTTGCCATTGCCTTCAACAAGCGCCGCGCCAATACTGGGGCTATTTTTGCCTTAAATCTCTTTTTAGGCTGGTCATTATTGGGATGGGTGGCAGCACTCGTTTGGGCGCTGAAAGAAGAGACTGTGATTTAA